The following proteins come from a genomic window of Corynebacterium hansenii:
- the greA gene encoding transcription elongation factor GreA: protein MTDSNNPWLTQESYDKLKSELDALYENRPIIAAEINERREEGDLKENAGYDAAREQQGQEEARIRYLEDLLQRATVGETPQESGVALVGTVVHVYYDGDEDDKETFLIGTRGADSSNPNLETYSTDSPLGRALVGAKEGETRTYKSPTGDEVEVTLIKAEPYDPEFQD, encoded by the coding sequence ATGACCGACTCCAACAACCCGTGGCTCACGCAGGAGTCCTACGACAAGCTGAAGTCCGAGCTTGACGCCCTGTACGAGAACCGCCCCATCATCGCCGCCGAGATCAACGAACGCCGCGAAGAGGGCGACCTGAAGGAGAACGCCGGTTACGACGCCGCCCGCGAGCAGCAGGGCCAGGAGGAGGCGCGCATCCGCTACCTCGAGGACCTGCTGCAGCGCGCCACCGTCGGCGAGACCCCGCAGGAATCGGGCGTTGCGCTGGTCGGCACCGTCGTGCACGTCTACTACGACGGCGACGAGGACGACAAGGAGACCTTCCTCATCGGCACCCGCGGCGCGGATTCGTCCAACCCGAACCTGGAGACCTACTCCACCGATTCGCCGCTCGGCCGCGCCCTGGTCGGCGCGAAGGAGGGCGAGACCCGCACCTACAAGTCCCCCACCGGCGACGAGGTCGAGGTCACCCTGATCAAGGCCGAGCCGTACGACCCGGAGTTCCAGGACTAA
- a CDS encoding isoprenyl transferase, which produces MKPFQVPRVLARLAYPLYERRLARSLVGLPRPNHVAVMADGNRRWAREAGFTDVSHGHRVGARKIAEFVSWCSEQDVDLVTIYLLSTENLRRSADELELLFGIIGDVADELADAGQDIRLRMVGHLELLPDDMADRLRRDEKLTAGNTGIQVNIAVGYGGRQEIVDAVRRIIGDAVDEGAEAADIVERITPEAIGRHLYTSGQPDPDLVIRTSGEQRLSGFLLWQSAYSEIWFTDTYWPEFRRIDFLRALRDFSQRSRRFGR; this is translated from the coding sequence GTGAAACCGTTCCAAGTTCCGCGGGTGCTCGCGCGCCTGGCGTACCCGCTCTACGAGCGCCGGCTGGCCCGTTCGCTCGTGGGCCTGCCGCGCCCGAACCACGTGGCCGTGATGGCCGACGGCAATCGCCGGTGGGCCCGCGAGGCCGGGTTCACCGACGTCAGCCACGGGCATCGGGTGGGCGCCCGCAAGATCGCGGAATTCGTGTCCTGGTGTTCGGAGCAGGACGTCGATCTGGTGACCATCTACCTGCTGTCGACGGAGAATCTCCGCCGGTCGGCCGACGAGCTGGAGCTGCTGTTCGGCATCATCGGCGACGTCGCCGACGAGCTCGCCGACGCGGGGCAGGACATCCGGCTGCGGATGGTGGGCCACCTGGAGCTGCTTCCCGACGACATGGCCGACCGCCTGCGCCGGGACGAGAAGCTCACGGCGGGCAACACGGGCATCCAGGTCAACATCGCGGTCGGCTACGGCGGCCGGCAGGAGATCGTCGACGCCGTGCGGCGGATCATCGGCGACGCCGTGGACGAGGGGGCCGAGGCCGCCGACATCGTCGAGCGGATCACGCCGGAGGCCATCGGCCGCCACCTGTACACCTCGGGGCAGCCGGACCCGGACCTGGTCATCCGCACCTCGGGGGAGCAGCGGCTCAGCGGTTTCCTGCTGTGGCAGTCGGCCTATTCGGAGATCTGGTTCACCGACACCTACTGGCCGGAGTTCCGCCGCATCGACTTCCTCCGCGCCCTGCGGGACTTTTCGCAGCGCAGCCGCCGCTTCGGCCGCTGA
- a CDS encoding enoyl-CoA hydratase-related protein: MDFVSMHRDGGLLTITIDRPEGHNSLNRALRLELREAFEAAARDADPATVPAGEGDADQLVRAVLLKGGKKVFCTGQDLKEHLTEMGDESAMDKVDVEYNPMVAALAAIPVPVVAAINGAAAGAGWSLALNCDFRVAARTATFKAAFPSIGLATDCGISYLLPQLVGQAKALQLLFDDLPVPAETAHELGLVTEVVDGDDADAAAEELARKLASGPTGSYREIKALVRDASAMLAIADRESGAQKRLVVTGDHAEAVDAFLNKRAPEFTGR, translated from the coding sequence ATGGATTTCGTTTCGATGCACCGCGACGGCGGGCTGCTGACCATCACCATCGACCGTCCCGAGGGGCACAATTCCCTCAACCGCGCGCTGCGCCTCGAGCTCCGCGAGGCCTTCGAGGCGGCGGCCCGCGATGCCGATCCCGCGACCGTGCCGGCGGGCGAGGGCGATGCTGACCAGCTGGTGCGCGCGGTGCTGCTCAAGGGCGGCAAGAAGGTGTTCTGCACGGGGCAGGATCTGAAGGAGCACCTGACCGAGATGGGCGACGAGTCGGCCATGGACAAGGTCGACGTCGAGTACAACCCGATGGTGGCGGCGCTGGCGGCGATTCCGGTGCCGGTCGTCGCGGCGATCAACGGGGCGGCGGCGGGCGCGGGGTGGTCGCTCGCCCTCAACTGCGATTTCCGGGTGGCGGCGCGCACGGCGACGTTCAAGGCCGCGTTCCCGTCGATCGGCCTGGCCACGGACTGCGGCATCAGCTACTTGCTTCCGCAGCTGGTGGGGCAGGCGAAGGCGCTGCAGTTGCTTTTCGACGACCTGCCGGTCCCCGCCGAGACGGCGCACGAGTTGGGTTTGGTCACCGAGGTCGTCGACGGGGATGACGCCGACGCGGCGGCCGAGGAACTCGCGCGGAAGCTGGCGTCGGGGCCGACGGGGTCCTACCGCGAGATCAAGGCGCTGGTGCGGGATGCCTCGGCGATGCTGGCCATCGCCGACCGGGAATCCGGCGCGCAGAAGCGACTGGTGGTCACCGGCGACCATGCGGAGGCCGTCGACGCCTTCCTGAACAAGCGCGCCCCGGAGTTCACGGGGCGTTAG
- the mca gene encoding mycothiol conjugate amidase Mca: MSLRLMAVHAHPDDESSKGAATMARYAAEGHEVMVVTLTGGERGSILNPAMDRPEVVDNIAEVRVAEMAEAARVLGVQHRWLGFVDSGLPSGSPTPVLPDGCFARENVEEAVKPLIRVIREFRPHVLITYDENGGYPHPDHIMTHIVSVRAWTEAAADAYPELGEPWEIKKMYYTHGFVRRRLLALDAYYVERNLLSPLGEPLKRWVSTRGDIMERVTTQIPCADFFDARDDALRAHATQIDPNGPFFAVPTDVQRKVWPTEEFELARTRVRTSLPEDDLFAGIEPDDSTE; this comes from the coding sequence ATGAGCCTGCGTTTGATGGCGGTCCACGCCCATCCCGATGACGAGTCGAGCAAGGGCGCGGCGACGATGGCGCGCTATGCCGCGGAGGGCCATGAGGTCATGGTCGTGACGCTGACGGGCGGGGAGCGCGGCAGCATCCTCAACCCGGCGATGGATCGCCCGGAGGTCGTGGACAACATCGCGGAGGTGCGCGTCGCCGAGATGGCGGAGGCCGCGCGAGTGCTCGGGGTGCAGCACCGGTGGCTGGGCTTCGTCGATTCCGGTCTGCCGTCGGGTTCCCCGACGCCGGTGCTTCCCGACGGCTGCTTCGCCCGCGAGAACGTCGAGGAGGCGGTCAAGCCGCTGATCCGGGTGATCCGCGAGTTCCGCCCGCACGTCCTGATCACCTACGACGAAAACGGCGGCTACCCGCATCCGGACCACATCATGACGCACATCGTGTCGGTGCGGGCGTGGACGGAGGCGGCGGCCGACGCGTACCCGGAGCTGGGGGAGCCGTGGGAGATCAAGAAGATGTACTACACGCACGGTTTCGTGCGGCGCCGCCTGCTGGCCCTCGACGCCTACTACGTGGAGCGGAATCTGCTGAGCCCGTTGGGCGAGCCGCTGAAGCGCTGGGTGTCGACGCGCGGCGACATCATGGAGCGGGTGACCACGCAGATCCCGTGCGCCGACTTCTTCGACGCCCGCGACGATGCGCTGCGGGCCCACGCCACGCAGATCGACCCCAACGGGCCTTTCTTTGCGGTGCCCACGGACGTGCAGCGTAAGGTATGGCCGACGGAAGAATTCGAGTTGGCGCGCACGAGGGTGCGCACTTCCCTGCCGGAGGATGACCTGTTCGCGGGCATCGAACCGGACGATTCCACCGAGTGA
- a CDS encoding 3-deoxy-7-phosphoheptulonate synthase: MTPPTSLENPASTSNQRVVAFHDLPSPRQLRSDVPLGDELANDVEVARRAIADVIANEDDRLLVVVGPCSVHDAEAAVDYARRLKAVADELKDDLLVVMRVYFEKPRTTVGWKGLINDPHMDGSFAILDGLRMARELLIEVLQVGLPVGAEFLEPNSPQYIADAVAWGAIGARTTESQVHRQLASGLSMPIGFKNGTDGNVQVAVDSLVSAANPHFFFGMNDDGGAAVVETAGNANCHIILRGGTGGPNYGPEHVAEAKNRLEKSGMPRSLMVDASHANSGKSEVRQAEVVREIAGQIASGDDGIDGIMIESFIEGGNQKVVNGREGLKYGQSVTDACIDWGTTDVLLHELADAVRARREARGGGPQRA, encoded by the coding sequence ATGACGCCCCCGACTTCCCTGGAAAACCCGGCTTCGACTTCGAATCAGCGCGTCGTCGCGTTCCACGATCTCCCGTCCCCGAGGCAGTTGCGTTCCGACGTCCCGCTCGGCGATGAGCTGGCGAATGACGTGGAGGTCGCCCGCCGCGCGATCGCCGACGTCATCGCCAACGAGGATGACCGCCTTCTGGTCGTCGTCGGCCCCTGCTCGGTCCACGACGCCGAGGCCGCGGTCGATTACGCGCGCCGCCTCAAGGCCGTGGCGGACGAACTGAAGGACGACCTGCTCGTCGTCATGCGCGTGTACTTCGAGAAGCCGCGCACCACGGTCGGGTGGAAGGGCCTGATCAACGACCCGCACATGGACGGCTCCTTCGCCATCCTCGACGGTCTGCGCATGGCGCGCGAGCTGCTGATCGAGGTGCTGCAGGTCGGTCTGCCGGTCGGCGCGGAGTTCCTCGAGCCCAACAGCCCGCAGTACATCGCCGACGCGGTGGCGTGGGGCGCGATCGGCGCGCGGACCACCGAGTCTCAGGTGCACCGCCAGCTGGCGTCGGGGCTGTCCATGCCCATCGGGTTCAAGAACGGCACCGACGGCAACGTGCAGGTCGCGGTCGATTCGCTGGTGTCGGCGGCCAACCCGCACTTCTTCTTCGGCATGAACGACGACGGCGGCGCGGCGGTCGTGGAGACCGCCGGCAACGCCAACTGCCACATCATCCTGCGCGGCGGCACGGGCGGCCCGAATTACGGCCCCGAGCACGTCGCCGAGGCGAAGAACCGCCTGGAGAAGTCCGGCATGCCGCGGTCGCTGATGGTCGACGCCAGCCACGCCAACTCCGGCAAGTCGGAGGTCCGCCAGGCGGAGGTCGTCCGCGAGATCGCCGGGCAGATCGCGTCGGGCGACGACGGCATCGACGGCATCATGATCGAGTCGTTCATCGAGGGCGGCAACCAGAAGGTGGTCAACGGCCGCGAGGGCCTGAAGTACGGCCAGTCCGTCACCGATGCGTGCATCGACTGGGGCACGACGGACGTGCTGCTCCACGAGCTGGCCGACGCCGTCCGCGCGCGCCGCGAAGCCCGGGGCGGCGGCCCGCAGCGGGCCTGA
- the chrA gene encoding chromate efflux transporter, which translates to MVEQSSEGNAVSAGETPAGAAGGEPGGKRGSVGEVFSAFGLLGLTSFGGPVAHLGYFREEFVGKRRWLTDSEYADVVALCQFLPGPASSQVGMALGWRRAGLPGMLAAFIGFTTPSAVVLALAAVGVAYFGDLDGPIAGLKAAAVAVVAVALWGMAKNLVTSRLTAALALGAMALTLLAPGGWGAWAQVGAIVVAGVIGLAFIRGGGRGSGGKAGKEGGDGEDGGGKDGGNDESAAEPAHLAYRVPAWASIGAAVAFFAVMALAVTQWWGTYYWAGALVFGGGHVVLPLLEGGLVPGAVDADTFLAGYGLAQAVPGPLFTFASYLGMASGGVLGALIATLAIFLPSMLLLIAVMPVWAKQAANPKARGAVAAINAAVVGLLAAAFYDPVWTHGISGPGTFVVAVAALAALTKFKLPAWAVVLAAGAIGWVAF; encoded by the coding sequence ATGGTCGAACAGTCGTCTGAGGGAAATGCCGTCTCGGCGGGGGAAACGCCCGCCGGCGCCGCCGGGGGAGAGCCCGGCGGGAAGAGGGGCTCCGTCGGCGAGGTGTTCTCCGCGTTCGGGCTGCTGGGCCTGACGTCCTTCGGCGGCCCGGTGGCGCACCTGGGCTACTTCCGCGAGGAGTTCGTGGGCAAGCGCCGGTGGCTCACCGACTCCGAGTACGCCGACGTCGTCGCCCTGTGCCAGTTCCTGCCGGGGCCGGCGTCGTCGCAGGTCGGCATGGCGCTGGGCTGGCGCCGCGCGGGGCTGCCGGGCATGTTGGCGGCCTTCATCGGCTTTACGACGCCTTCCGCCGTCGTTTTGGCGCTGGCCGCCGTCGGAGTGGCGTACTTCGGTGATCTGGATGGGCCGATCGCGGGATTGAAGGCGGCGGCGGTCGCGGTCGTGGCGGTGGCCCTGTGGGGGATGGCGAAGAACCTGGTGACGTCGCGGTTGACCGCCGCGCTGGCGCTCGGCGCGATGGCCCTGACGCTGTTGGCTCCCGGCGGTTGGGGCGCGTGGGCGCAAGTCGGGGCGATCGTCGTCGCGGGCGTGATCGGGCTGGCGTTCATCCGCGGCGGGGGCCGGGGGAGCGGCGGCAAGGCAGGAAAAGAAGGTGGCGACGGCGAAGACGGCGGCGGCAAGGACGGCGGGAATGACGAGTCCGCCGCCGAACCGGCGCACCTCGCCTACCGCGTCCCCGCGTGGGCGTCGATTGGCGCGGCCGTGGCGTTCTTCGCCGTCATGGCCCTGGCCGTGACGCAGTGGTGGGGCACCTACTACTGGGCCGGTGCGCTCGTCTTCGGCGGCGGCCACGTGGTGCTGCCGCTGCTGGAGGGCGGTCTGGTCCCCGGCGCCGTCGACGCCGACACCTTCCTGGCCGGGTACGGCCTGGCCCAGGCCGTGCCGGGTCCGCTGTTCACCTTCGCCTCCTACCTGGGCATGGCCTCCGGCGGGGTGCTCGGGGCGCTGATCGCCACGCTGGCCATCTTCCTGCCGTCGATGCTGCTGCTCATCGCCGTCATGCCCGTCTGGGCCAAGCAGGCGGCCAACCCCAAGGCGCGCGGTGCGGTGGCGGCGATCAACGCCGCCGTCGTCGGGCTGCTCGCCGCCGCGTTCTACGACCCCGTCTGGACGCACGGCATCTCCGGGCCCGGCACCTTCGTCGTCGCCGTCGCGGCGTTGGCCGCGCTGACCAAGTTCAAGTTGCCCGCGTGGGCCGTCGTGCTCGCCGCCGGCGCGATCGGCTGGGTCGCGTTCTAG
- a CDS encoding DUF4307 domain-containing protein produces the protein MSDTKASNADRGRGRDNRATAAKRSARYGDTNRRLPGKLLVVGIVGMLIIAMVYVFVQMNRVSTPDVTATQAGWAREKGREDDVFIFTLDVTREDPSRDAYCIIYALNYDVAEVGRRDVFVPAGGPKTVRIDVPIQTREQAVAGDVYGCSTEMPGFLDRKAS, from the coding sequence ATGTCGGACACGAAGGCCTCCAACGCCGACCGCGGTCGCGGTCGCGACAACCGAGCCACCGCCGCCAAACGCAGCGCCCGCTACGGCGACACCAACCGCCGCCTGCCGGGCAAGCTGCTCGTCGTGGGCATCGTGGGCATGCTGATCATCGCCATGGTCTACGTCTTCGTCCAGATGAACCGCGTGTCCACGCCCGACGTCACCGCCACGCAGGCCGGCTGGGCGCGGGAAAAGGGCCGCGAGGACGACGTGTTCATCTTCACCCTCGACGTCACCCGCGAAGACCCGTCGCGCGACGCGTACTGCATCATCTACGCCCTCAACTACGACGTCGCCGAAGTCGGCCGCCGCGACGTCTTCGTCCCCGCCGGCGGCCCCAAGACCGTCCGCATCGACGTGCCCATCCAGACCCGCGAGCAGGCCGTCGCCGGAGACGTCTACGGCTGCTCCACCGAAATGCCCGGGTTCCTGGACCGCAAGGCGTCGTAA
- the coaA gene encoding type I pantothenate kinase: MTRAQAPGPYLEFDRRQWRELRESMPQVLTAEEAERLSGIGENIDLDEVAEVYLPLSRLIHLRVQAHRELNRATATFLGEEYHGVPFIIGVAGSVAVGKSTTARLLQVLLERWDTNPRVDLITTDGFLHPSAELNRRGIMNRKGFPESYDQRALMRFVTSVKAGVRDVKAPVYSHTAYDRVPGEYEVVDQPDILIVEGLNVLQTGPMLMVSDLFDFSVYVDARREDIERWYIERFLKLRHTAFRAPGAHFADYAGLDDEAAAIEARRIWQTVNLPNLMENILPTRVRASLVLRKSSDHTIDRVRMRKL, encoded by the coding sequence ATGACCCGCGCGCAGGCACCCGGCCCGTACCTGGAGTTCGACAGGCGCCAATGGCGCGAGCTCCGCGAGTCGATGCCGCAGGTGCTCACCGCCGAGGAAGCCGAACGGCTCTCCGGCATCGGCGAAAACATCGACCTCGACGAGGTCGCGGAGGTCTACCTCCCCCTGTCGCGCCTCATCCACCTGCGCGTGCAGGCGCACCGCGAACTCAACCGCGCCACCGCCACCTTCCTCGGCGAGGAGTACCACGGCGTGCCGTTCATCATCGGCGTCGCGGGATCGGTGGCCGTCGGCAAGTCCACCACCGCCCGTCTGCTGCAGGTGCTGCTGGAACGCTGGGACACCAACCCGCGCGTGGACCTGATCACCACCGACGGTTTCCTGCACCCCTCCGCCGAGCTCAACCGGCGCGGGATCATGAACCGCAAGGGCTTCCCCGAGTCCTACGACCAGCGGGCGCTGATGCGCTTCGTCACATCGGTGAAGGCCGGGGTGCGCGACGTGAAGGCCCCGGTGTACTCGCACACCGCCTACGACCGCGTGCCCGGCGAGTACGAGGTCGTCGACCAGCCGGACATCCTCATCGTCGAGGGCCTCAACGTCCTGCAGACCGGCCCGATGCTGATGGTCAGCGACCTGTTCGACTTCTCCGTCTACGTCGACGCCCGCCGCGAGGACATCGAGCGCTGGTACATCGAGCGCTTCCTGAAGCTGCGCCACACCGCGTTCCGGGCGCCGGGCGCGCACTTCGCCGACTACGCCGGCCTGGACGACGAAGCCGCGGCCATCGAGGCCCGCCGCATCTGGCAGACCGTCAACCTGCCGAACCTCATGGAGAACATCCTGCCCACGCGCGTCCGCGCGTCGCTGGTGCTGCGCAAGTCCAGCGACCACACCATCGACCGGGTGCGCATGCGCAAGCTGTGA
- the glyA gene encoding serine hydroxymethyltransferase: protein MTGIPSDDVRYQSLSELDPAVAEAMAGELARQRDTLEMIASENFVPRAVLQAQGSVLTNKYAEGYPGRRYYGGCENVDVVEDLARDRAKELFGAEFANVQPHAGAQANAAVLHALINAGDRILGLDLAHGGHLTHGMKLNFSGKLYEVGAYGVDPDTMRIDMDKVREQALAEKPDVIIAGWSAYPRHLDFDAFRSIADEVGAKLWTDMAHFAGLVAAGLHPSPVAASDVVSTTVHKTLGGPRSGMILAKQDYAKKLNSAVFPGQQGGPLMHAVAAKAVALKIAGTEQFKERQERTLTGARLLAERLTASDCKDAGVDVLTGGTDVHLVLADLRNSEMNGQEAEDLLHEVGITVNRNAVPFDPRPPMVTSGLRIGTPALATRGFDEKAFGEVADIIGTALAAGKNADTQALRARVAKLAEDFPLYEGLEDWTIV from the coding sequence ATGACCGGTATCCCCAGCGATGACGTCCGCTACCAGTCCCTCAGCGAACTCGACCCGGCAGTCGCCGAGGCCATGGCCGGCGAGCTGGCCCGCCAGCGCGACACGCTGGAGATGATCGCCAGCGAGAACTTCGTCCCCCGCGCCGTCCTGCAGGCGCAGGGTTCGGTGCTGACCAACAAGTACGCCGAGGGCTACCCGGGCCGCCGCTACTACGGCGGCTGCGAGAACGTCGACGTCGTCGAGGATCTCGCCCGCGACCGCGCCAAGGAGCTCTTCGGCGCCGAGTTCGCCAACGTCCAGCCGCACGCCGGCGCCCAGGCCAACGCCGCCGTCCTGCACGCGCTGATCAACGCCGGCGACCGCATCCTGGGCCTTGATCTGGCTCACGGCGGCCACCTGACCCACGGCATGAAGCTCAACTTCTCGGGCAAGCTCTACGAGGTCGGCGCGTACGGCGTCGACCCGGACACCATGCGCATCGACATGGACAAGGTCCGCGAGCAGGCGCTGGCGGAGAAGCCGGACGTCATCATCGCCGGTTGGTCCGCCTACCCGCGCCACCTCGACTTCGACGCGTTCCGCTCCATCGCCGACGAGGTCGGCGCGAAGCTGTGGACCGACATGGCCCACTTCGCCGGCCTGGTCGCCGCCGGCCTGCACCCGTCGCCGGTCGCCGCGTCCGACGTCGTGTCCACCACCGTGCACAAGACCCTCGGCGGCCCCCGCTCGGGCATGATCCTGGCCAAGCAGGACTACGCCAAGAAGCTCAACTCCGCCGTCTTCCCGGGCCAGCAGGGCGGGCCGCTGATGCACGCCGTCGCCGCCAAGGCCGTGGCCCTGAAGATCGCCGGCACCGAGCAGTTCAAGGAGCGCCAGGAGCGCACCCTCACCGGCGCCCGCCTGCTGGCCGAGCGCCTGACCGCCTCCGACTGCAAGGACGCCGGCGTCGACGTCCTCACCGGCGGCACCGACGTCCACCTGGTGCTGGCGGACCTGCGCAACTCCGAGATGAACGGCCAGGAGGCCGAGGACCTGCTGCACGAGGTCGGCATCACCGTCAACCGCAACGCCGTGCCGTTCGACCCGCGCCCGCCGATGGTCACCTCCGGCCTGCGCATCGGCACCCCGGCGCTGGCCACCCGCGGCTTCGACGAGAAGGCGTTCGGCGAGGTCGCCGACATCATCGGCACCGCCCTGGCCGCCGGCAAGAACGCCGACACCCAGGCTCTGCGCGCCCGCGTGGCCAAGCTGGCCGAGGACTTCCCGCTGTACGAGGGCCTCGAGGACTGGACGATCGTCTAG